Below is a window of Vicinamibacterales bacterium DNA.
ATCGCCCGATCACCCGATCGCCCGATCGCCCGATCACCCGATCGCCCGATCGCCCGATCACCCGATCGCCCGATCGCCCGATCACTTATGCGCTCTTCCTGGCGCGATCCTCGGTTGTCTCCTGCTTCAGCTCGTCGCGGACCTTTTTCGCGGCGAGGACCGCGGCGGGGGCGAGCGCGATGGCGCCGATGATCAAGTCGCTCGGGCGCACCGGCGGCTCCTCCGCTGAAGCGGGGCGATCGATGTCGCAGTTGACGTCGTCCGGCAGCGGCTTGGTCGGCAGCTCCCCTTTGGCGCGCTTCTCTTCGTAGATCCGCTGCGCGCGCGCGCCGACCACCTTCTTCTCGCCGGGCACGCGCTCGCCGGCATCCTTGCCGTACGGCGAGGCATGCTCGATCTCGGCGTTCAGTTCGGCGCCCATCAGCAGCGCGATTCCCGAGCAGTAGAACCACAGCATCAGCACCATGATGCCGCCGATCGCGCCGTAGGAGGCGTTGGCGTTGGGCACCATCTGGTAATAGACCTTCAGTCCCACGGAGACCAGCACCCAGAGCAGCGTCGCCAGAACCGAGCCGGGCGTGATCCAGACCCAGTCCTGCTCGACGTCGGGGGCGAAGTAGTAGACCAGGCCGATTGCGGTGGCGACGAGCGCGAATACGACCGGCCACTGCAGCACCCACCACGTCCACTTGAACGCGGCGCCGAGATGCATCGTGTTCGCGAGCCGTTCGGCGAGCGCCGGACCGGCGATGACGAGGAACATCGAGACGAGCACGAACACGGCGAGGCCGACGGTGAGTCCGATGGCGATCAGCCGCGTCTTCCACCACGGCCGCGTCTCGGTGACGTCGTAGGCGGCGTTCAGCGTGGTGATGATCGACACCATCGCGCCGGAGCTGGACCAGATGGTGATCAGGAAGGCGAACGTGAGGATGCCGCCGCTGTTCTGCCTGCCCAGCTCCTGCAGCTGCTGATTGATGATCTGGATGACCGCCGCCGGGGCGACGCCGCTGAGCCGGCCGACCACCTCGTCGGTCAGCGTCTGGAGCGGAAA
It encodes the following:
- a CDS encoding YihY/virulence factor BrkB family protein translates to MLAHLRVPIGWKDLLTRSAKGAWNDDILNLAAQQAYYFFFALFPALLFVVAIASFFPLQTLTDEVVGRLSGVAPAAVIQIINQQLQELGRQNSGGILTFAFLITIWSSSGAMVSIITTLNAAYDVTETRPWWKTRLIAIGLTVGLAVFVLVSMFLVIAGPALAERLANTMHLGAAFKWTWWVLQWPVVFALVATAIGLVYYFAPDVEQDWVWITPGSVLATLLWVLVSVGLKVYYQMVPNANASYGAIGGIMVLMLWFYCSGIALLMGAELNAEIEHASPYGKDAGERVPGEKKVVGARAQRIYEEKRAKGELPTKPLPDDVNCDIDRPASAEEPPVRPSDLIIGAIALAPAAVLAAKKVRDELKQETTEDRARKSA